One stretch of Nitrospirae bacterium YQR-1 DNA includes these proteins:
- a CDS encoding glycogen/starch/alpha-glucan phosphorylase — translation MDAIKTSFLHHLKYTLGKDEYTATKRDCYKCIAYVARDHLIDKWLKTQQTYYDKDSKRVYYLSLEFLIGRSLGNTLVNLDIEEAVSDALAKIGYDLEEIKTYEWDPGLGNGGLGRLAACFLDSLASLEIPAYGYGIRYEYGIFFQRIRNGYQLETPDNWLRYGNPWEIERPEYLYIVKFYGNVKNYVNGGGYLRHEWVNTQDVVAVAYDTPIPGYKNNTVLNMRLWSAKSSREFELGYFQHGDYERAVSDKVQTETISKVLYPNDNMFEGKELRLKQEYFFVSATLQDIIRRYKKNHPERADFNNLSDKVAIQLNDTHPAIAIVELMRILVDNECVGWERAWEITTATFCYTNHTIMPEALERWSVHLLEKVLPRHLEIIYEINFRFLKQVEALYGGDVEKLRNMSLIEEGEEKRIRMANLSIVGSHSVNGVSALHTEILKESLFKDFYVMWPKKFNNKTNGITQRRWLRLCNPSLSALITESIGDKWVRDLTELKKLIPLSEDSVFLDKWREVKWSNKLSLAKCFEGHNRVRVDENSLFDCQFKRIHEYKRQLLNAIHVVTLYNRLKDNPQIDMVPRTVIFAGKAAPGYFMAKLIIKLINSIAHKINNDPDIKDKLRVIFVENYSVSIAETLLPAAELSEQISTAGTEASGTGNMKFALNGALTIGTLDGANIELQREVGERNFFAFGLTNKQVESLRNSGYNPRAYYDKNPVLKSAIDMIDSGYFSPEDPGLFRPIVDSLLNHGDRFLLLADFASYESIQQQVSETYKNQTLWSSLSVQNVANIGYFSSDRTIMEYVNNIWHASAVHIKI, via the coding sequence GTGGATGCAATTAAAACATCCTTTTTGCACCATCTGAAATATACACTTGGAAAAGACGAATATACCGCCACTAAGCGTGACTGTTATAAGTGTATAGCGTATGTTGCCAGAGACCATCTGATAGATAAGTGGCTGAAAACACAGCAGACTTATTATGACAAGGACTCCAAACGGGTTTATTACCTTTCCCTTGAATTCTTGATAGGACGCTCCCTGGGGAATACTCTGGTCAATCTGGATATTGAAGAGGCAGTTAGTGACGCACTGGCTAAAATAGGTTATGACCTTGAGGAAATAAAGACTTACGAGTGGGACCCCGGGCTAGGAAACGGCGGGCTTGGAAGGCTTGCAGCCTGTTTTCTGGATTCCCTTGCCTCACTTGAAATTCCCGCTTACGGTTACGGGATACGTTATGAGTACGGAATTTTCTTTCAAAGAATACGAAACGGCTATCAGTTGGAGACTCCGGACAATTGGCTCAGATACGGTAATCCGTGGGAGATAGAGCGCCCTGAGTACCTTTACATCGTGAAGTTCTACGGCAACGTAAAGAACTATGTAAACGGAGGCGGTTACTTACGCCACGAATGGGTAAACACTCAGGATGTCGTCGCTGTTGCTTATGACACGCCAATTCCTGGATACAAAAACAATACGGTTTTAAACATGCGTCTGTGGTCGGCCAAGTCCTCAAGAGAATTTGAGCTGGGATATTTTCAACACGGTGATTACGAACGTGCTGTTTCTGATAAGGTTCAGACTGAGACAATATCCAAGGTGCTTTACCCTAATGACAATATGTTTGAGGGTAAAGAATTGCGCCTCAAGCAAGAGTATTTTTTTGTCTCTGCAACACTGCAGGACATAATAAGAAGATATAAGAAAAACCATCCCGAAAGAGCTGATTTTAACAATCTCTCCGATAAGGTGGCTATACAGTTAAACGACACACACCCTGCCATAGCGATAGTTGAACTTATGCGGATTCTTGTGGATAACGAATGTGTCGGCTGGGAAAGAGCGTGGGAAATTACGACGGCTACTTTTTGTTATACAAACCACACCATTATGCCTGAGGCTCTTGAGCGCTGGTCTGTGCACCTGTTAGAGAAGGTGCTACCAAGACACCTGGAAATCATCTACGAAATAAACTTTCGTTTTCTCAAACAAGTGGAAGCACTCTATGGCGGCGATGTTGAAAAATTAAGAAACATGTCTTTGATAGAAGAGGGTGAGGAAAAACGCATAAGAATGGCAAATCTCTCTATTGTTGGAAGCCATTCGGTAAATGGAGTAAGTGCTCTTCACACTGAGATTTTAAAGGAATCGCTATTTAAGGATTTTTATGTTATGTGGCCAAAGAAATTTAATAACAAAACAAACGGTATAACCCAAAGGAGATGGCTGAGGCTATGCAATCCATCGCTTTCCGCCCTTATTACGGAAAGCATTGGGGATAAATGGGTGAGGGATTTAACGGAGCTTAAAAAACTCATACCACTGTCTGAGGACTCTGTGTTTTTAGATAAATGGCGGGAGGTTAAATGGTCTAACAAGTTGAGCCTTGCCAAATGCTTTGAGGGCCACAACAGGGTTAGAGTCGATGAAAACTCTTTATTTGACTGCCAGTTTAAGCGAATTCATGAGTATAAGCGCCAGTTGCTTAATGCCATTCATGTGGTCACACTCTATAATCGGTTAAAGGATAATCCCCAAATTGATATGGTTCCAAGGACTGTAATATTTGCAGGGAAGGCCGCTCCAGGATACTTCATGGCTAAACTCATAATTAAACTAATAAATTCCATAGCTCATAAGATAAACAATGACCCTGATATAAAAGACAAACTGCGGGTGATTTTTGTAGAAAACTACTCAGTCTCAATCGCAGAGACGCTTTTGCCTGCCGCTGAACTCTCAGAACAAATATCCACAGCGGGCACAGAGGCTTCCGGTACCGGCAATATGAAATTTGCCCTAAACGGGGCACTTACAATCGGCACACTGGACGGCGCAAATATCGAGTTGCAAAGAGAGGTTGGGGAGAGGAATTTCTTTGCTTTCGGCCTTACGAACAAACAGGTTGAGTCGCTAAGGAACAGCGGGTATAATCCACGTGCCTACTATGACAAAAATCCTGTTCTTAAAAGCGCTATAGACATGATAGATTCAGGATATTTTTCACCGGAGGACCCCGGTCTTTTTAGACCCATAGTGGATTCTCTTCTGAACCACGGTGACAGGTTTTTACTTTTGGCCGATTTTGCCTCATATGAAAGCATTCAGCAGCAGGTTTCTGAAACGTATAAAAATCAGACACTCTGGAGCAGTCTTTCCGTACAAAATGTTGCCAATATCGGGTATTTCTCAAGTGACAGGACTATCATGGAGTACGTAAATAATATATGGCACGCCTCTGCTGTTCACATTAAAATCTAA
- the clpS gene encoding ATP-dependent Clp protease adapter ClpS: MGKTWREIKGTFESGIKEKLKSPSLYKVILLNDDYTTMDFVVYVLESIFNKSPEEATSLMLNVHKRGSAVCGTYTKDIAETKVLAVHELALKHGYPLKCTMEEA, translated from the coding sequence ATGGGAAAGACATGGCGGGAAATCAAAGGGACGTTTGAGTCCGGGATAAAGGAAAAACTTAAATCTCCCTCATTGTATAAGGTCATTCTGTTAAACGATGACTACACTACAATGGATTTTGTTGTGTATGTGCTGGAGAGCATATTTAATAAGTCACCTGAGGAGGCGACAAGTTTAATGTTAAATGTGCACAAGCGTGGCTCGGCGGTCTGTGGCACTTATACAAAGGACATTGCTGAAACAAAGGTTCTGGCGGTTCACGAGCTTGCACTGAAACACGGATATCCGTTAAAATGCACTATGGAAGAGGCTTAA
- the clpA gene encoding ATP-dependent Clp protease ATP-binding subunit ClpA, protein MLNKELEISLEATIQEAKGRRHEYITVEHILYALLHDIKGIDIISNCGGDVGKLVVVLNDFFIKNVPTMTGTKDKFPQPTVGFHRVLQRAILHIQSAGKNEVEAGDLLASILEDEDSHAAFFLKQENISRFDILSYISHGISKMSPPQEGLEGEPHKRGGKDPLKLFTVDLVDKAAKGEIDPLVGREAEVERTVQILSRRRKNNPIFVGEPGVGKTAIVEGLALKIHKAEVSETLKDTKIFLLDMGALIAGTKFRGEFEARLKSTIDALKKIKKAIMFIDEIHTVIGAGSTSGGTLDASNILKPAFNSGVLRCIGATTYEEYKNYFDKDRAFSRRFQKVEISEPTIEETYRILAGLKIYYENFHQVKYSPKAIRLAVELSAKYINDRYLPDKAIDVIDEVGAFIKLSKTSHKTVSPLDIEKVISKMAKIPTRNISATDSERLKALKDELMKVVYGQEHAVDSVVASIKRSRAGLSSQERPTGCFLFTGPTGVGKTEIAKQLAATLGINFLRFDMSEYMEKHSVARLIGAPPGYVGFDQGGLLTDAIRKTPYCVMLLDEIEKAHPDIFNILLQVMDYATLTDNNGKKADFRNVILIMTSNAGAREMDRGTIGFGRKSGEQTSVSKEAITKLFSPEFRNRLDEIIPFNPLNTDIMLMVVGKFLAELSEQLSTKRVAASFTHEARVWLSEKGFDPQFGARPLGRVIQKEIKTVLSEEILFGKLQGGGKVNISVSEGALSFDYGG, encoded by the coding sequence GTGTTAAACAAAGAGCTTGAAATAAGCCTTGAGGCGACAATACAGGAGGCAAAGGGCCGCCGCCATGAGTACATCACGGTTGAGCATATACTCTATGCCTTGCTCCATGACATAAAAGGTATAGATATAATATCAAATTGTGGCGGGGACGTCGGTAAACTTGTGGTGGTGTTAAATGATTTTTTTATTAAAAATGTACCTACAATGACGGGCACGAAAGATAAATTTCCACAACCGACTGTAGGTTTTCACCGTGTTCTTCAGCGGGCAATCTTGCACATACAATCAGCAGGTAAAAACGAGGTGGAAGCCGGGGACTTACTTGCTTCAATTTTAGAGGATGAAGACTCTCATGCCGCTTTTTTCCTTAAGCAGGAGAACATTTCACGGTTTGACATACTAAGTTATATTTCCCACGGAATTTCAAAAATGTCACCGCCGCAAGAAGGACTTGAGGGAGAGCCACACAAGCGCGGCGGAAAAGACCCTCTCAAACTCTTTACCGTGGATTTAGTTGACAAAGCGGCTAAGGGTGAAATAGACCCGCTTGTGGGCAGGGAGGCGGAGGTCGAAAGAACTGTGCAGATACTTAGCAGACGGCGGAAAAACAATCCTATTTTTGTGGGTGAACCGGGAGTCGGTAAAACTGCAATAGTAGAGGGGCTCGCTCTCAAAATACACAAGGCAGAGGTGTCTGAGACGCTTAAAGACACAAAGATTTTCTTGCTTGACATGGGAGCTCTTATAGCTGGCACAAAGTTCAGAGGTGAGTTTGAAGCAAGGCTCAAATCCACAATTGATGCTTTAAAGAAAATTAAAAAAGCTATCATGTTCATAGATGAGATACATACAGTTATCGGGGCCGGCTCAACCAGCGGCGGCACACTGGATGCTTCAAACATCCTCAAACCGGCTTTTAACTCCGGTGTCCTCAGATGTATCGGCGCCACCACCTACGAGGAGTATAAAAACTACTTCGATAAAGACAGGGCTTTTTCGAGGCGTTTCCAGAAAGTGGAGATATCAGAGCCGACTATTGAGGAAACTTACCGTATTTTAGCAGGCCTTAAAATATATTATGAAAATTTCCACCAGGTTAAGTACTCGCCAAAGGCAATACGGTTGGCCGTGGAGCTGTCCGCCAAGTATATCAACGACAGGTATTTGCCGGATAAGGCCATAGACGTTATTGATGAGGTGGGAGCTTTTATTAAACTGAGTAAAACGTCCCATAAGACGGTATCTCCGCTGGATATTGAGAAAGTGATTTCTAAGATGGCTAAGATACCGACGCGCAATATATCCGCAACAGACTCAGAGAGACTTAAAGCGCTCAAAGATGAGCTGATGAAAGTAGTTTACGGTCAGGAGCACGCAGTGGACTCTGTGGTAGCCTCCATAAAGCGCTCAAGAGCGGGACTAAGCTCTCAGGAGCGCCCTACAGGGTGCTTTCTTTTTACAGGCCCAACCGGTGTGGGTAAAACTGAGATAGCAAAACAACTTGCCGCCACACTTGGCATTAACTTCCTGCGGTTTGATATGAGTGAGTATATGGAAAAACACTCTGTTGCGAGGCTTATAGGAGCACCTCCCGGATATGTTGGATTTGACCAGGGCGGACTTCTTACCGATGCAATCAGAAAAACCCCCTACTGCGTAATGCTTCTTGATGAGATAGAAAAAGCACATCCTGATATTTTCAACATCTTACTACAGGTGATGGACTATGCCACTCTTACCGATAATAACGGGAAAAAAGCCGACTTCAGAAATGTTATTCTGATAATGACATCTAATGCCGGAGCACGTGAAATGGACAGGGGCACTATCGGCTTTGGCCGCAAAAGTGGTGAGCAGACCTCTGTCAGCAAGGAGGCGATAACAAAACTCTTTAGTCCTGAGTTCAGAAACAGGCTTGATGAAATAATACCGTTTAATCCGCTTAACACTGATATAATGCTCATGGTGGTGGGTAAGTTTTTGGCTGAGCTCTCTGAGCAGCTCTCAACCAAAAGGGTTGCCGCCTCATTTACCCATGAGGCAAGGGTATGGCTGTCAGAGAAGGGATTTGACCCTCAATTTGGAGCAAGACCCCTTGGAAGGGTTATACAGAAGGAGATAAAAACAGTATTGTCTGAGGAAATTCTCTTTGGCAAACTTCAGGGAGGGGGTAAGGTTAATATTTCCGTATCAGAGGGGGCCCTGTCGTTTGATTACGGCGGTTAA
- the aat gene encoding leucyl/phenylalanyl-tRNA--protein transferase: MPVHILSNKISFPPVEDARKDGLLAVGGDLSTKRIIYAYKRAIFPWFSVGDPILWWSPDPRLVMFPDEFKPSRSLRQVINRGVFTVTFDTDFSAVINACAQARINKPDGTWLTEEMIEAYIALFDSGYAHSVECRQEGELAGGLYGLSIGKMFFGESMFTKKTNASKVAFAFLVEKLIELGFHLIDCQVRTEHLISMGAREISRKEFLAILKKAVEVPPVKIKWQ; this comes from the coding sequence ATGCCGGTTCATATTCTCAGCAATAAGATATCTTTCCCGCCTGTGGAAGATGCACGAAAGGACGGACTGCTGGCGGTTGGTGGAGACCTTTCCACAAAACGCATAATTTATGCCTATAAAAGAGCTATTTTCCCGTGGTTTTCCGTGGGAGACCCCATCCTGTGGTGGTCACCGGACCCAAGGCTTGTTATGTTTCCAGATGAATTCAAGCCGTCAAGGAGTTTAAGGCAGGTAATTAACCGCGGGGTATTTACCGTTACCTTTGACACCGATTTCAGTGCTGTTATAAATGCCTGTGCTCAAGCAAGGATAAATAAACCTGACGGGACATGGCTTACAGAGGAAATGATTGAAGCCTATATAGCTCTCTTTGATTCTGGCTATGCCCACTCGGTGGAGTGCCGCCAAGAGGGGGAGCTTGCCGGCGGTCTTTATGGCTTAAGTATAGGGAAGATGTTTTTTGGCGAAAGCATGTTTACAAAAAAAACTAATGCATCAAAAGTAGCTTTTGCTTTCCTTGTGGAAAAATTGATAGAATTAGGTTTTCATTTAATAGACTGTCAGGTAAGGACGGAGCATTTAATAAGCATGGGAGCAAGAGAGATATCAAGAAAGGAGTTTTTGGCGATACTGAAAAAAGCAGTGGAAGTGCCGCCGGTTAAAATCAAATGGCAGTAG
- the cysK gene encoding cysteine synthase A has product MAVVTEEIKKRLKSFSKPLNSVLEIVGKTPVVEITRAVEDNSLADIYAKIEFFNPCSSVKDRICNAMIERAEINGLLHRGDTIIEPTSGNTGIGLAFVCAVKGYKLILTMPETMSEERKIMLRAFGAKLILTEGACMATAVDLANKLALQNGYFQPQQFKNPANPAAHKETTALEIIEELGEPDAFVAGVGTGGTITGVGELLRERFGGRVKIVAVEPQLSAVLSGDAPGSHGIQGIGAGFVPNVLNRGLIDEIIKVSDEDAYTYARLLIRKEGILAGISSGANFYAAVMTARKLGKGKKVITVFPDTGERYLSTPLFSGWENDADKTF; this is encoded by the coding sequence ATGGCAGTAGTCACAGAGGAAATAAAAAAGAGGCTTAAGTCTTTTTCAAAACCGCTTAACTCAGTCCTTGAGATAGTGGGAAAGACCCCTGTAGTTGAGATTACAAGGGCGGTTGAGGACAATAGCCTTGCCGATATATACGCTAAAATAGAGTTTTTTAATCCATGCAGCTCTGTAAAGGACAGGATATGTAACGCAATGATTGAAAGGGCTGAAATAAACGGTCTTTTGCACCGAGGGGATACTATAATAGAGCCAACGTCGGGAAATACCGGTATAGGGCTGGCCTTTGTCTGTGCCGTTAAGGGGTATAAGCTTATTCTTACAATGCCTGAGACGATGAGTGAGGAGCGGAAAATTATGCTCAGAGCCTTTGGTGCCAAGTTGATTTTAACTGAGGGAGCGTGCATGGCAACAGCCGTGGATTTAGCAAATAAGCTTGCCCTGCAAAACGGATATTTTCAACCGCAACAGTTTAAAAACCCTGCAAATCCGGCGGCTCATAAGGAGACCACAGCGCTTGAGATAATAGAAGAGCTGGGAGAGCCGGATGCTTTTGTAGCCGGGGTTGGCACAGGGGGCACGATAACCGGGGTGGGAGAGCTGTTAAGGGAAAGGTTTGGCGGCAGGGTTAAGATAGTTGCTGTTGAGCCGCAGCTTAGTGCCGTGTTATCAGGGGATGCGCCTGGAAGCCACGGGATTCAGGGTATTGGAGCGGGGTTTGTTCCTAATGTATTAAACAGAGGGCTGATTGATGAGATAATAAAGGTCTCCGATGAGGATGCCTACACGTATGCACGACTTCTTATCAGGAAAGAGGGGATACTTGCCGGGATATCTTCCGGCGCTAATTTCTATGCAGCGGTGATGACGGCACGGAAACTTGGAAAAGGAAAAAAGGTTATTACTGTATTTCCGGATACAGGGGAGCGATACCTAAGCACCCCTTTGTTTTCCGGCTGGGAAAACGATGCCGATAAGACATTTTAA